A genomic window from Nicotiana sylvestris chromosome 11, ASM39365v2, whole genome shotgun sequence includes:
- the LOC138880741 gene encoding uncharacterized protein: MPKARIRDTSYSLVYGTDAVIPVEVGEPGLRYSYESRPRNDEIERHELDEVKERRDMVYVRMIAQKQQAERYYNKKAKARPLKVGDYVLKAKTQASKDPREGKLATNWDSLYTKSQQQQIKGYFI; encoded by the coding sequence ATGCCAAAAGCAAGAATAAGAGATACATCTTACTCATTAGTCTATGGGACTGATGCTGTAATACCGGTCGAAGTTGGGGAGCCCGGTTTGAGATACTCCTACGAGAGCAGGCCGAGGAACGATGAAATCGAAAGACATGAGCTCGACGAAGTCAAAGAACGAAGGGATATGGTCTATGTAAGGATGATCGCCCAAAAACAACAGGCAGAACGCTATTACAACAAAAAGGCAAAAGCCAGACCACTCAAAGTCGGGGATTACGTGCTTAAAGCTAAAACACAAGCAAGCAAAGACCCACGGGAAGGTAAACTGGCAACAAATTGGGACAGCCTATATACAAAATCACAGCAACAACAAATAAAGGGTTATTTCatctag